In a genomic window of Agarivorans albus:
- a CDS encoding tetratricopeptide repeat protein has product MNKQIISLLLAAGISSAAFAESIDALSVDDELDTPAQQAEPVTIDPTEYTSPSDIEAVQLYKQDELITWINNNQHLARVKADDCQLVEDIEARAEKVAIPAYQFLWGDMLAWGVCVDSNPELGVMYMWRAANQGLAAAMEQLGRYYATGTLVQQDYAKAIPLLREAAGQGFLPAQLRLVSLYVEGKGSPYDYEDAYRWLHHSIIADKQTHREASQLLAALASKMPEYVVVKAKASNQPY; this is encoded by the coding sequence ATGAATAAGCAGATCATTTCACTACTTCTTGCTGCGGGAATAAGTTCAGCGGCCTTTGCAGAATCTATTGATGCCTTGTCAGTGGATGATGAATTAGATACGCCAGCACAGCAAGCTGAGCCGGTTACTATTGATCCTACCGAGTACACTAGTCCATCAGATATTGAAGCGGTTCAGCTTTATAAGCAAGACGAGTTAATCACTTGGATTAACAACAATCAGCACCTTGCTCGGGTGAAAGCAGACGATTGCCAGTTAGTTGAAGATATTGAGGCACGGGCCGAAAAAGTCGCGATTCCCGCCTATCAGTTTTTATGGGGCGATATGCTGGCATGGGGAGTCTGTGTTGATTCAAATCCTGAGCTTGGCGTCATGTATATGTGGCGAGCGGCTAATCAAGGGTTAGCAGCTGCCATGGAGCAGCTAGGTCGCTATTACGCAACGGGTACCTTAGTTCAGCAAGATTACGCCAAAGCTATTCCACTATTACGTGAAGCAGCAGGACAAGGTTTTCTACCTGCTCAGTTGCGCTTAGTGTCACTCTATGTGGAAGGCAAAGGCAGCCCTTACGATTATGAAGATGCCTATCGCTGGTTACATCATTCAATCATTGCCGACAAACAAACTCACCGTGAAGCCAGCCAATTATTGGCTGCTCTCGCTAGCAAAATGCCTGAATATGTAGTGGTTAAAGCTAAAGCAAGCAACCAACCCTACTAA
- the rnr gene encoding ribonuclease R — translation MQNQAVSATLKSTLLAALTEEMAPVSKDWLKALCSEEQRSQFSASLAELLDEGALVTTRIGAYTLPERLGLVTGTVIGHRDGFGFLKTTQEGTDLFLPAKEMRKVFHNDFVLAAPSSMDKRGRREGQVIRVLKPGKLELVGRFFVEGNHRYVVPDDSRINQDILIGKNDTAGARQGQVVVIEVLSRPSAPKLAVGKVIDILGEKMAPGMEVQVALRNHDIPHEWPKAVTKAVSKLEEDVDDAAKQNRVDLRELPLVTIDGEDARDFDDAVFCEAKKSGGWRLWVAIADVSYYVRPDAALDKEALNRGNSVYFPDQVIPMLPEQLSNGLCSLNPKVDRLCMVAEMTISAAGRLSGYKFYEAVMHSHARFTYNKVAAILDGDEALAQRYAEQVPHLQELHRLYSALKVSRAQRGGIELETQETRFIFNAQRKIEQIVPLTRNDAHKMIEECMIQANVAAAKFVEKHQQAILYRVHDRPGKERLTSFRGFLNELGLPLGGGEEPQPSDYFKLVETIQERPDLELIQTMLLRSMMQAVYQPDNIGHFGLALKSYAHFTSPIRRYPDLLLHRVIKFLVNKLEAEAAGKTVKNKWTVTGGYSYQDDEMDKFGEVCSMTERRADDATREVSDSLKCEYMQDHVGTVLPATIAAVTGFGFFARLDEFHIDGLVHINSLRGDYYHYDAARQILVGEKTGKRFRIGDAVTVKVASVNMADRKMEFVIVNKDGQADEFDRPERTGKDGGRGKRFAKSTGDSERSRDGKKKQRHRDSKNKGKRRVTAKSKSNESSSENKGGFSPWQQRDPAAKKAKSNNEANAKTRKKPKKKRKQRPGKQERNAVKQQKN, via the coding sequence ATGCAAAATCAGGCTGTGTCGGCCACACTAAAATCGACCTTACTCGCTGCCTTAACAGAAGAAATGGCCCCCGTTTCTAAAGACTGGCTCAAAGCCTTGTGTAGTGAAGAACAACGTAGCCAATTCTCGGCAAGTCTTGCTGAGTTGCTTGATGAAGGTGCTTTGGTGACTACGCGGATTGGTGCTTATACCTTACCTGAGCGTTTAGGCTTGGTGACCGGAACCGTTATTGGTCATCGTGATGGTTTTGGTTTCTTAAAAACCACCCAAGAAGGCACCGATTTATTCTTACCCGCAAAAGAAATGCGTAAGGTCTTTCATAACGATTTTGTGTTGGCTGCGCCATCTAGCATGGATAAGCGTGGTCGCCGTGAAGGCCAAGTCATTCGTGTATTAAAACCAGGTAAATTAGAGTTAGTGGGGCGCTTTTTTGTTGAGGGCAATCACCGCTATGTCGTGCCGGACGATTCTCGAATTAACCAAGATATTCTCATTGGCAAAAATGACACAGCGGGTGCTCGTCAAGGCCAAGTGGTAGTGATTGAAGTGCTTAGTCGCCCTTCGGCTCCCAAGCTAGCTGTAGGTAAAGTGATTGATATTCTCGGTGAGAAAATGGCACCGGGCATGGAAGTGCAAGTTGCTTTGCGTAATCACGATATTCCACATGAGTGGCCAAAAGCGGTCACTAAAGCCGTTAGTAAGCTTGAAGAAGATGTGGATGACGCGGCTAAACAAAACCGCGTTGATTTGCGTGAGCTACCATTGGTTACCATTGATGGTGAAGATGCTCGTGATTTTGATGATGCAGTATTTTGTGAAGCCAAAAAGTCTGGTGGCTGGCGTTTATGGGTAGCTATCGCAGATGTGTCTTATTACGTACGTCCCGATGCAGCACTCGATAAAGAAGCGCTAAATCGTGGTAACTCGGTGTATTTTCCAGACCAAGTTATCCCTATGTTGCCAGAGCAACTCTCCAATGGATTGTGTTCACTTAACCCAAAAGTAGACCGTTTATGTATGGTGGCAGAGATGACAATTTCCGCTGCTGGCCGTTTATCGGGTTATAAATTTTATGAAGCGGTAATGCACTCACATGCGCGATTTACCTATAACAAAGTGGCGGCGATTCTGGATGGTGATGAAGCTTTAGCCCAGCGCTACGCCGAGCAAGTTCCGCACTTGCAAGAGTTACATCGCTTATACAGTGCTTTAAAAGTAAGCCGTGCCCAGCGCGGTGGTATTGAGCTAGAAACGCAAGAAACCCGTTTTATCTTTAATGCCCAGCGCAAAATTGAGCAAATTGTTCCGCTAACCCGTAATGATGCACACAAAATGATTGAAGAGTGCATGATTCAGGCAAACGTGGCAGCGGCTAAGTTTGTAGAAAAGCATCAGCAAGCCATTTTATATCGGGTGCACGATCGCCCCGGTAAAGAGCGTTTGACTAGTTTTAGAGGTTTCCTGAACGAGTTAGGCCTGCCATTAGGCGGAGGCGAAGAGCCACAGCCGAGTGACTACTTTAAATTAGTTGAAACCATTCAAGAGCGACCTGATCTTGAGCTGATTCAAACCATGTTATTGCGCTCTATGATGCAAGCGGTCTACCAACCCGACAACATTGGCCACTTTGGTTTAGCGCTTAAATCTTATGCGCACTTTACTTCACCTATTCGTCGTTACCCAGACTTGTTATTGCACCGAGTGATTAAGTTTCTAGTTAATAAGTTAGAAGCTGAGGCCGCCGGCAAAACCGTTAAAAACAAATGGACGGTTACCGGTGGTTACTCTTATCAAGATGATGAAATGGATAAGTTTGGCGAAGTGTGTTCAATGACCGAACGTCGCGCCGATGATGCCACCCGCGAAGTATCCGACAGTCTTAAATGTGAATACATGCAAGATCATGTGGGCACCGTGTTACCTGCAACCATTGCTGCAGTCACCGGTTTTGGCTTTTTTGCCCGCTTGGATGAGTTTCATATTGATGGGTTAGTACATATCAACTCTTTACGTGGCGACTATTATCATTATGATGCCGCTCGTCAGATCTTGGTGGGAGAGAAAACCGGAAAGCGCTTCAGAATAGGTGATGCGGTTACAGTTAAAGTAGCCTCGGTAAACATGGCCGATCGTAAAATGGAATTTGTCATCGTTAATAAAGATGGTCAGGCAGACGAATTTGACCGCCCAGAGCGAACTGGCAAAGATGGCGGTCGCGGCAAACGCTTTGCTAAATCAACCGGGGATTCCGAACGCTCTAGGGATGGTAAAAAGAAACAACGCCATCGCGATAGTAAAAATAAAGGTAAACGCCGCGTCACTGCTAAATCGAAGAGCAATGAGAGTAGCAGCGAGAACAAAGGTGGCTTTAGCCCTTGGCAGCAACGTGATCCTGCGGCTAAAAAGGCAAAATCAAATAATGAGGCTAATGCCAAAACGCGCAAAAAGCCTAAAAAGAAACGTAAGCAGCGCCCTGGTAAACAAGAGCGTAACGCTGTTAAACAACAGAAGAATTAA
- the rlmB gene encoding 23S rRNA (guanosine(2251)-2'-O)-methyltransferase RlmB: MSQQVIYGLHAVQALLERSPERIIEVYALKGRQDERLLPLLNELRRLGASVQFMPRKALDDKAESSQHQGIVARVKAGRGYNENDLKQLVESSSAPLFLVLDGVTDPHNLGACLRNADAAGVAGVIVPKDKSVQLNATVRKVACGAAETVPLVVVTNLARTLRELQQLGVWVVGTAGEAEQFIYDSKLQGPMAIVMGAEGSGMRRLTRETCDELVKLPMLGAVSSLNVSVAAGICLFEAVRQRR, from the coding sequence ATGAGCCAACAAGTTATTTATGGTTTGCACGCAGTGCAAGCTTTGCTAGAGCGCAGCCCCGAGCGAATTATTGAAGTGTATGCCTTAAAAGGGCGTCAAGATGAGCGTTTATTACCCTTGCTGAATGAGTTGCGTCGTTTGGGCGCTTCGGTTCAGTTTATGCCACGTAAAGCCCTAGACGACAAAGCCGAAAGTTCGCAACACCAAGGCATTGTGGCGCGAGTAAAAGCAGGTCGTGGTTATAACGAAAATGATTTAAAGCAGCTGGTTGAATCTAGCTCGGCTCCGCTGTTTTTGGTATTAGATGGAGTAACCGACCCACATAACTTAGGGGCATGTTTACGTAATGCCGATGCTGCCGGCGTGGCGGGGGTAATTGTGCCAAAAGATAAATCGGTTCAATTAAATGCCACTGTGCGCAAAGTAGCCTGCGGCGCGGCCGAAACCGTACCTCTAGTAGTGGTAACTAACCTTGCTAGAACACTGCGCGAACTGCAGCAGCTAGGCGTGTGGGTAGTTGGCACGGCGGGTGAGGCCGAACAGTTTATCTACGACAGCAAATTACAGGGTCCAATGGCGATTGTGATGGGCGCTGAGGGCAGCGGGATGCGCCGCTTAACGCGTGAAACCTGCGATGAACTAGTGAAGTTGCCAATGCTAGGTGCAGTATCAAGTTTAAACGTATCGGTTGCAGCAGGAATCTGTCTGTTTGAAGCGGTGCGCCAGCGCCGTTAA
- the rpsF gene encoding 30S ribosomal protein S6 has translation MRHYEIVFMVHPDQSEQVPGMIERYSAVITDNGGSIHRLEDWGRRQLAYPIEKLHKAHYVLLNIEASAEVVDELETAFRFNDAVIRNMIMRTKSAVTEISPIAKAKDERPARRDEERPARREEAAPAAEEAPAVEAKEESASEE, from the coding sequence ATGCGTCATTACGAAATCGTATTCATGGTCCACCCAGACCAGAGCGAACAAGTTCCAGGTATGATCGAGCGTTACTCAGCAGTTATCACAGATAACGGCGGTAGCATCCATCGCTTGGAAGATTGGGGCCGCCGTCAATTGGCTTACCCAATCGAAAAATTGCACAAAGCCCACTATGTTCTTTTGAACATCGAAGCTAGCGCAGAAGTTGTTGATGAATTGGAAACTGCTTTCCGTTTCAACGATGCTGTTATCCGTAACATGATCATGCGCACTAAGTCTGCTGTTACAGAGATCTCTCCAATTGCTAAAGCTAAAGATGAGCGTCCAGCTCGTCGTGACGAAGAGCGTCCAGCTCGTCGTGAAGAAGCAGCACCAGCAGCTGAAGAAGCTCCAGCAGTAGAAGCTAAAGAAGAGTCAGCTAGCGAAGAATAA
- the priB gene encoding primosomal replication protein N, with translation MSENRLVLQGRVLRAPKRSTSPAGVAHCQFWLEHRSQQQEAGFSRQAYCQIAVVASGDILKQDSSHISMGCEVRVSGFINSHKAANGSYRLVLHASEIDLLSRG, from the coding sequence ATGTCTGAAAATAGGTTGGTTTTGCAGGGGCGAGTATTACGCGCACCAAAACGCTCTACCAGTCCGGCCGGTGTTGCACATTGCCAATTTTGGCTAGAGCATCGTTCGCAGCAACAAGAAGCTGGATTTTCTCGCCAAGCCTATTGCCAAATAGCAGTAGTTGCCAGTGGCGATATTTTGAAGCAAGATTCATCGCATATAAGTATGGGGTGTGAAGTAAGAGTAAGTGGTTTTATAAATAGCCACAAAGCGGCCAACGGTTCATATCGATTGGTACTTCATGCTTCTGAAATTGATTTGTTATCACGAGGATAA
- the rpsR gene encoding 30S ribosomal protein S18, producing the protein MARFFRRRKFCRFSAEGVVEIDYKDTATLKNYITESGKIVPSRITGTSAKYQRQLARAIKRARYLALLPYTDLHK; encoded by the coding sequence ATGGCACGTTTTTTCCGTCGTCGTAAATTCTGCCGCTTTTCAGCGGAAGGTGTTGTTGAGATCGATTATAAAGATACAGCAACATTAAAAAACTACATCACTGAAAGTGGTAAAATTGTACCTAGTCGTATTACTGGTACAAGCGCTAAATACCAACGTCAACTTGCACGCGCTATTAAACGTGCTCGTTACCTGGCTCTATTGCCATACACTGATTTACATAAGTAA
- the rplI gene encoding 50S ribosomal protein L9 yields MEIILLDKIANLGGLGDQVNVKAGYARNFLIPQGKAVPATKANVEVFEARRSELEAKLAETLKASEARAEKLNALEAIVIEAKAGEEGKLFGSIGTRDIADVVTAAGVEVVKSEVRLPNGVLRNTGEVEVVIQVHTDVTATVTLQVVAAE; encoded by the coding sequence ATGGAAATTATTCTATTAGACAAAATCGCTAACTTAGGCGGTTTGGGCGATCAAGTTAATGTTAAAGCAGGTTACGCACGTAACTTCTTGATCCCACAAGGTAAAGCTGTTCCAGCAACTAAAGCTAACGTAGAAGTTTTTGAAGCTCGTCGTTCAGAATTAGAAGCTAAACTAGCTGAAACTTTGAAAGCATCTGAAGCTCGCGCTGAGAAACTAAATGCTCTAGAAGCAATTGTTATCGAAGCTAAAGCTGGTGAAGAAGGTAAACTATTCGGTTCTATCGGTACTCGCGACATCGCTGATGTTGTAACTGCTGCTGGTGTTGAAGTAGTTAAATCTGAAGTTCGCCTACCAAACGGTGTATTACGTAACACAGGTGAAGTTGAAGTTGTTATTCAAGTTCACACTGACGTAACTGCTACTGTTACTCTACAAGTTGTTGCTGCTGAATAA
- a CDS encoding ABC transporter substrate-binding protein, with protein sequence MRLFLVLATAFISVFSHANNSWSDIEQQAKGQTVYFNAWAGADNINAYIRWAGEQVKQRYGVELEHVKITDTANVVSRILAEKVSGRTNGGSVDLVWVNGENFRALKEAKLLYGPFSQDLPNLALTDTNSPALQYDFTIPVEGYESPWGGAQLTFYYDGARIKQAPTSMQALLGYLQQSPGLFSYPAPPSFYGTTFVKQALFETIDDTAQLYQPVDKQNFNKATSKLWAYLDQLHPLMWRRGQSFPSGSGQMQQLLNDGELSIAFSFNPNDPAAAIEQGLLPESVRSYVHQVGTVGNTHFLAIPFNSDASAGAMVVANFLLSPEAQARKADLTYWGDPTVLALDKLSAEQQQFFAGQQNQASLSAADRAKVLGEPHATWVALLEAEWLRRYSQ encoded by the coding sequence GTGCGTTTATTTTTGGTTTTAGCGACCGCCTTTATCAGTGTTTTTTCCCATGCCAATAACAGCTGGTCAGACATAGAGCAGCAAGCTAAAGGGCAAACCGTGTATTTTAATGCCTGGGCTGGAGCCGATAATATTAATGCCTATATTCGCTGGGCAGGTGAGCAAGTTAAGCAGCGCTATGGTGTTGAACTTGAGCATGTAAAAATTACCGATACCGCCAATGTTGTCAGCCGTATTTTGGCAGAGAAAGTGAGTGGCAGAACTAACGGTGGCAGCGTTGATTTGGTGTGGGTTAACGGCGAGAACTTTCGCGCTTTAAAAGAGGCCAAATTGCTCTATGGTCCATTTAGCCAGGACTTGCCAAATTTAGCACTTACCGATACCAATAGCCCAGCCTTGCAGTATGACTTCACCATACCTGTAGAAGGCTACGAGTCTCCTTGGGGAGGCGCCCAACTGACATTCTATTATGACGGTGCGCGGATTAAGCAAGCACCAACGTCGATGCAAGCATTACTTGGCTACCTGCAGCAAAGCCCAGGTTTATTTAGTTATCCAGCTCCGCCAAGCTTTTATGGTACCACTTTTGTAAAACAAGCCTTGTTTGAAACCATTGATGACACCGCGCAGCTTTATCAGCCGGTTGATAAACAAAACTTTAATAAGGCTACCAGCAAGCTATGGGCTTATTTAGACCAGTTACACCCATTAATGTGGCGCCGTGGCCAAAGTTTCCCTAGTGGTAGCGGGCAAATGCAGCAGCTCCTAAATGATGGCGAGCTAAGTATCGCTTTTAGCTTTAACCCTAATGATCCTGCCGCTGCTATTGAACAAGGTTTATTGCCGGAATCGGTACGTAGTTATGTGCATCAGGTAGGTACAGTAGGGAATACTCATTTCTTGGCTATTCCGTTTAATAGTGACGCCAGCGCAGGTGCGATGGTAGTGGCCAACTTTTTATTGTCGCCTGAAGCGCAAGCACGTAAAGCCGATTTAACCTATTGGGGTGACCCTACGGTATTGGCTTTGGACAAACTTAGCGCTGAACAACAGCAGTTTTTTGCTGGACAGCAAAACCAAGCTAGTTTAAGTGCTGCAGATCGCGCCAAGGTTTTAGGCGAACCTCATGCTACTTGGGTCGCTTTATTAGAAGCAGAATGGTTGCGTCGCTATAGCCAATGA
- a CDS encoding ABC transporter permease has translation MSLFSKKAAVLFPVVTCALLMLPLLFGFIDTLLPAFGYFPIASKHQFSLSVWQQLFSYSSLWQSVLLTLFTGWAAALLSLISALWLIMHCYQSRWWQFLEKTLAPFLAIPHAAMAIALLFLLAPSGWLMRLVSPWLTDFNYPPLWQTTQDAWGLSLILALWVKELPFMLLVLMSACSQLPVKRSLALGQSFAYSSQQVWQDILFPQLIKRIRLPFFTVLAFSLTVVDVAQIIGPSKPVTLALLVWQWFSDSNIDLRLVGAAGSLLLLAVVVLSVLLSLGLEKLYLTRQLNKAMQGVRKSASRGKLARGLLVTLVLSLVLSLLVILIWSITWRWRFPDVLPAQWSLHYWQQAGSYLLSPLFNSLGIAFSSAAISLILVVGCLEYQLKQANTSRWWSVMMYLPLLLPQVVFLFGVQVQLFKYRLDGNLITVIWAHIIFVLPYVYLSLVGSYRAFDKRYMQAAVSLSHSYWRSFMAVKLPMLTRPLGLAFAIGFAVSIAQYLPTLFVGAGRVSTLTTEAVALASGGDRRVTAVMVIWQTLLPLLVYSAAIAWPKWRYRHFRGMHS, from the coding sequence ATGAGTCTATTTTCCAAAAAGGCAGCAGTGTTATTTCCAGTGGTGACCTGTGCACTGCTGATGCTGCCTTTGCTGTTTGGTTTTATTGATACGCTTTTACCTGCTTTTGGCTACTTTCCAATTGCGTCAAAACACCAATTTAGCTTAAGCGTTTGGCAACAGCTATTTAGTTATTCTTCATTATGGCAATCGGTATTGCTTACGCTGTTTACTGGTTGGGCTGCTGCTTTATTGTCATTGATATCGGCGCTTTGGCTAATCATGCACTGTTATCAAAGCCGTTGGTGGCAGTTTCTAGAAAAAACGCTGGCCCCATTTTTGGCCATCCCACATGCTGCAATGGCCATTGCTTTATTATTTCTATTAGCGCCAAGTGGCTGGCTGATGCGTTTGGTCTCCCCTTGGTTAACCGACTTTAACTATCCGCCTTTATGGCAAACCACTCAAGATGCTTGGGGGCTAAGCTTAATACTCGCTTTGTGGGTGAAAGAGTTACCATTCATGTTACTGGTATTAATGTCTGCTTGTTCTCAATTGCCAGTAAAACGCAGTTTGGCACTTGGCCAAAGCTTTGCTTATTCGAGCCAGCAAGTATGGCAAGATATTTTGTTCCCGCAGTTAATTAAACGTATTCGCTTGCCGTTTTTTACGGTGCTTGCGTTCTCACTTACGGTTGTGGATGTGGCGCAAATTATCGGCCCGAGTAAGCCTGTAACCCTGGCACTACTGGTTTGGCAGTGGTTTAGCGATAGCAATATCGATCTGCGTTTAGTGGGAGCAGCGGGCTCATTGCTGCTGCTTGCTGTAGTGGTATTGAGTGTCTTGTTGTCTTTAGGCTTAGAAAAGCTCTATCTCACTAGGCAACTAAATAAAGCCATGCAAGGTGTTCGCAAATCAGCGAGTCGCGGCAAACTCGCCCGTGGTTTGTTAGTGACACTGGTGCTTAGCTTAGTATTGAGCTTATTGGTGATCCTTATTTGGTCAATAACTTGGCGATGGCGATTTCCTGATGTATTGCCTGCACAGTGGAGCTTGCACTATTGGCAGCAAGCAGGGAGTTACTTGCTATCCCCATTATTTAATAGTTTAGGCATTGCGTTTTCTTCGGCCGCCATTAGTTTAATACTGGTTGTTGGCTGCTTGGAGTACCAATTAAAACAAGCCAATACGTCGCGCTGGTGGTCAGTAATGATGTACTTGCCTTTGTTGTTGCCTCAAGTGGTGTTTTTATTTGGTGTGCAAGTTCAGCTGTTTAAGTATCGCCTAGATGGCAACCTCATTACTGTTATCTGGGCACACATTATTTTTGTTCTACCCTATGTGTATTTATCTTTGGTTGGCAGTTATCGGGCCTTTGATAAGCGTTATATGCAGGCAGCGGTTAGTTTGTCGCATAGTTATTGGCGCAGTTTTATGGCGGTAAAACTACCCATGCTTACTCGTCCTTTAGGCTTGGCTTTTGCTATTGGTTTTGCTGTGAGTATTGCTCAATACTTGCCTACTTTGTTTGTGGGAGCAGGGCGAGTGAGTACTCTAACCACCGAAGCAGTCGCGCTGGCTTCTGGTGGTGATAGGCGAGTCACTGCAGTTATGGTGATATGGCAAACTTTACTGCCACTGCTGGTGTACAGTGCTGCTATTGCTTGGCCTAAATGGCGCTACCGGCATTTTCGAGGGATGCATAGTTAA
- a CDS encoding ATP-binding cassette domain-containing protein, protein MLEIKDFGLAFAQQHFLSKLNMSVAGGEIVTIMGPSGCGKSSFLAAIAGTLNEGFTCSGEVSLAGKSLLNMPQAQRQVGMLFQDDLLFPHFNVAQNLQYGLAHAKQGQAAQLIEQALADAGMPGYQQRDIASLSGGQRARVSVLRSLLAEPKLLLLDEPFSKLDKPLRKQFREFVRDKIEELSIPALLVTHDAEDSLQAPPISIF, encoded by the coding sequence ATGTTAGAGATTAAAGATTTTGGTTTGGCGTTTGCTCAGCAGCACTTTTTAAGCAAGCTTAATATGTCGGTGGCCGGTGGCGAAATAGTGACTATTATGGGGCCGAGTGGGTGTGGTAAATCTAGTTTTCTAGCGGCTATTGCCGGCACTTTAAACGAAGGCTTTACTTGCTCGGGAGAAGTGAGTCTGGCCGGGAAATCTTTGCTGAACATGCCGCAAGCGCAACGCCAAGTTGGAATGCTGTTTCAAGATGATTTGCTGTTCCCGCATTTTAATGTTGCTCAAAACCTGCAATACGGCTTAGCGCATGCCAAACAAGGCCAAGCAGCTCAACTTATAGAACAAGCTTTAGCTGATGCTGGTATGCCTGGCTATCAGCAGCGTGATATTGCTAGTTTGTCGGGCGGTCAGCGGGCGAGGGTAAGTGTATTACGTAGTTTATTGGCAGAGCCGAAATTGTTATTGCTTGATGAGCCTTTTAGCAAGCTAGATAAACCCTTACGCAAACAGTTTCGCGAGTTTGTGCGAGATAAAATTGAAGAGCTGTCAATTCCGGCTCTGTTAGTTACCCATGATGCTGAGGACAGTTTACAAGCTCCGCCTATTTCGATTTTTTGA
- a CDS encoding c-type cytochrome yields the protein MNKLIIALALSLPFVASTASAAPAKAPLCAACHGAEGKAMIPGYPHLAGQNEQYLVSSLKAYRDKQRNGGQAVVMQGQAANLTDAEIAELAAYYAKM from the coding sequence ATGAACAAATTGATTATTGCGTTGGCATTGTCACTACCATTTGTCGCATCAACCGCAAGCGCGGCTCCAGCTAAAGCGCCATTATGTGCTGCGTGCCACGGAGCTGAAGGAAAGGCTATGATTCCGGGCTATCCGCATTTAGCCGGCCAAAATGAGCAATACCTAGTATCTTCGCTTAAAGCCTATCGTGATAAGCAGCGTAATGGTGGACAAGCTGTTGTAATGCAGGGCCAAGCGGCTAACTTAACCGACGCCGAAATTGCCGAATTAGCTGCCTACTACGCTAAAATGTAA
- the dnaB gene encoding replicative DNA helicase — MAASAPSRKFKDKDRKPKDSQIDQLKVPPHSLEAEQAVLGGLMLDNNAWDNVSELVVEQDFYQRAHQYTFSAMHRLAESGQPIDLVTVSEELERQEQLDDIGGFAYLGEIAKNTPSAANIRAYAEIVRERAVTRELISVANEIADSCYEPAGRKSSDLLDFAESKVFKIAESRANANEGPKEVKGLLAETIDKIEELYKAPNDGVTGVSTGFADLDKKTAGLQGSDLIIVAARPSMGKTTFAMNLCEYAAMTQDKPALIFSLEMPSEQIMMRMLASLGRIDQTKIRTGALDDDDWARLSSTMGLMAEKSKMYVDDSSGLTPTEVRSRARRVAREEGGLSMIMIDYLQLMQVPGLSENRTLEIAEISRSLKSLAKELNVPVVALSQLNRSLEQRADKRPVNSDLRESGSIEQDADLIMFIYRDEVYNEGTDNKGLAEIIIGKQRNGPIGRVPLTFQGQFSRFDNWAGEFYDDE; from the coding sequence ATGGCAGCCAGCGCGCCCTCTCGTAAGTTTAAAGATAAAGATAGAAAGCCTAAAGATTCGCAAATTGATCAGCTTAAAGTGCCTCCACACTCGTTAGAAGCTGAACAGGCAGTATTAGGTGGCTTAATGCTCGACAATAACGCTTGGGACAATGTGTCGGAGCTGGTGGTTGAGCAAGACTTCTATCAACGTGCTCATCAATATACATTTTCGGCCATGCACCGTTTGGCGGAAAGCGGTCAGCCTATCGACTTGGTGACAGTATCGGAAGAACTAGAGCGCCAAGAACAATTAGACGATATTGGTGGCTTTGCTTATCTGGGGGAGATTGCTAAAAATACCCCAAGTGCTGCTAATATTCGTGCCTATGCCGAAATTGTTCGCGAGCGAGCGGTAACTAGAGAGCTAATTTCAGTGGCTAATGAAATTGCCGATAGCTGCTATGAGCCGGCTGGTCGAAAGAGTAGTGATTTGTTGGACTTTGCCGAGAGCAAAGTATTTAAAATTGCTGAGTCGCGCGCCAATGCCAACGAAGGCCCTAAAGAAGTAAAAGGTTTGCTGGCCGAAACCATTGATAAAATTGAAGAGTTGTACAAAGCGCCTAACGACGGGGTAACCGGTGTATCTACCGGTTTTGCTGACTTAGACAAAAAAACCGCAGGCTTACAAGGTTCCGATCTTATTATTGTTGCTGCCCGTCCATCGATGGGTAAAACCACCTTTGCGATGAACTTATGTGAATACGCAGCAATGACCCAGGATAAACCAGCTCTGATTTTTAGTTTGGAGATGCCCTCTGAGCAAATCATGATGCGTATGTTGGCCTCTCTAGGTCGAATTGATCAAACTAAGATCAGAACCGGCGCCCTAGATGATGACGATTGGGCTCGCTTATCTTCCACTATGGGCCTTATGGCCGAGAAATCGAAGATGTATGTGGATGACTCTTCTGGCTTAACCCCCACCGAAGTTCGCTCTCGTGCTCGCCGTGTTGCGCGAGAAGAAGGCGGGCTTAGCATGATCATGATTGATTACTTGCAGCTGATGCAAGTACCGGGTTTAAGTGAAAACCGGACCTTAGAAATTGCCGAAATTTCCCGCTCGCTTAAATCGCTGGCGAAAGAATTAAACGTACCGGTTGTGGCGCTTTCTCAGCTTAACCGTAGTTTGGAGCAGCGCGCCGATAAACGCCCAGTAAACTCCGACCTACGTGAATCGGGCTCTATTGAGCAGGATGCCGACTTAATTATGTTTATCTATCGTGATGAAGTTTATAACGAAGGAACGGATAACAAAGGCCTTGCCGAAATCATTATTGGTAAGCAGCGTAACGGCCCGATTGGCCGTGTTCCACTTACCTTCCAAGGTCAGTTCTCTCGTTTTGATAACTGGGCTGGCGAATTTTACGACGACGAATAG